A region of Pelomicrobium methylotrophicum DNA encodes the following proteins:
- a CDS encoding winged helix-turn-helix transcriptional regulator, producing MTVKAKRSPRSSRQRVAAMVEDVIGCKWSLTVLCLVRQGVRRPGAMEHAVPGLSAKVLNERLKKLTRYGVLQRTSYPEIPPRVEYSLTSFGERFAGILDQIRRLEDELDGE from the coding sequence ATGACGGTGAAAGCGAAACGGAGCCCGCGATCCTCCCGGCAGCGAGTGGCCGCGATGGTGGAGGACGTGATCGGGTGCAAGTGGTCCCTTACGGTCCTTTGCCTCGTGCGCCAGGGGGTGCGCCGTCCCGGGGCCATGGAGCACGCCGTGCCGGGTCTCTCGGCCAAGGTGCTCAACGAGCGGCTGAAAAAACTCACCCGCTACGGGGTGCTGCAGAGAACCAGCTACCCGGAGATCCCGCCGCGGGTGGAGTATTCGTTGACTTCCTTCGGCGAGCGCTTTGCTGGCATCTTGGATCAGATCCGCCGGCTGGAGGACGAGCTGGACGGGGAGTGA